A DNA window from Daucus carota subsp. sativus chromosome 3, DH1 v3.0, whole genome shotgun sequence contains the following coding sequences:
- the LOC108212197 gene encoding exopolygalacturonase, with translation MMLVLNTQVNCDGNTYSVTDYGAVSDGETDNTQSFMDTWKAACKAGGTMVIPAAKGNFFVNRIELDGPCSGQVTFQLDGVIVAPSGNPYRGSWFTFYSIDGLTVQGSGMFDGNGPSAWAQCPKCSPSIGLYAITNSHIQDITSLNSKGVHFVMVGGDGVTFEHLNITAPSDSPNTDGISMAKSSNIQVVDSYIGTGDDCVAIGQGSTDINISGVNCGPGHGISIGSIGKVEADKDVNGIHVQNCTLTSTQNGVRIKSWAPSYPVTVSNVTYEDITINNASNPIVIDQTYCFVNKQCPGDSQVQISDVKYIGVTGTSASQVAVNLQCSNSRTCQDIHLENIDLTLTEGGQASSNCANANVTYSGTQNPPPCNQ, from the exons atGATGCTAGTTTTGAACACTCAAGTTAACTGTGATGGTAATACTTATAGTGTGACAGACTATGGTGCTGTTTCAGATGGAGAAACTGATAACACTCAG TCATTCATGGATACATGGAAGGCAGCTTGCAAAGCAGGTGGCACGATGGTGATACCAGCAGCAAAAGGAAACTTTTTCGTGAACAGGATAGAGCTTGATGGACCATGCAGCGGTCAAGTAACATTTCAACTTGATGGAGTTATTGTGGCACCATCGGGTAATCCATATCGAGGTTCTTGGTTTACATTTTACTCAATTGACGGATTGACTGTCCAAGGTTCTGGTATGTTTGATGGCAATGGTCCTTCAGCCTGGGCGCAGTGCCCCAAATGCTCTCCA TCAATAGGTCTGTATGCTATTACCAATTCGCATATTCAAGACATCACGTCGCTTAATAGCAAAGGTGTCCACTTCGTTATGGTTGGAGGGGACGGGGTCACATTCGAACATCTCAACATAACAGCGCCAAGTGATAGTCCGAACACTGATGGAATAAGTATGGCAAAGTCTAGTAATATCCAAGTCGTTGATTCCTACATCGGCACTGGTGACGACTGCGTGGCTATTGGACAAGGGAGCACAGATATTAATATCAGCGGAGTCAATTGTGGTCCGGGACATGGTATTAGCATCGGAAGCATTGGCAAGGTTGAGGCAGATAAAGACGTTAATGGAATTCATGTACAAAACTGTACTTTAACCTCTACTCAGAATGGTGTGAGGATAAAATCCTGGGCTCCTTCATATCCTGTCACTGTTTCGAATGTTACCTACGAAGATATCACAATTAATAATGCAAGTAATCCAATTGTCATTGATCAGACATACTGTTTTGTTAACAAGCAATGTCCG GGTGACTCGCAAGTTCAAATCAGCGACGTGAAGTATATCGGCGTTACAGGAACATCAGCATCTCAAGTTGCTGTAAATCTACAATGCAGCAACAGTAGGACATGCCAAGACATACATCTGGAGAACATCGATCTTACGTTGACAGAAGGAGGACAGGCATCTTCTAATTGTGCCAATGCTAATGTGACGTACTCAGGGACACAAAATCCTCCTCCTTGTAATCAATAA
- the LOC108194384 gene encoding exopolygalacturonase, producing the protein MSIVQKICFLILMLVLSTPLNGDDNTYNVQDYGAVADGTTDNTQPFMDTWKAACSSGGTMVIPAAGGNFFVNKIELEGPCSGQVTFQLDGVIVAPSGNPYPDSWFTFHAIDGFTMQGSGMFDGNGPSAWAQCPVCSASIGLYAITNAHIQDITSLNSKGFHFVMVGGEGVTFEHINITAPGDSPNTDGINMAQSNNIQIIDSDIGTGDDCVAIEEGCTNINVTGVNCGPGHGISIGSIGKLEADKDVQGVYVQHCTLTSTQNGVRIKSWAPSYPVTVSNVTYEDITINNASNPIIIDQTYCYDNKECPGESQVRISNVKYIGVTGTSASQVAVSLQCSNNVPCQDIYLENIDLTLSGGGQTSSQCVNANVTYSGTQNPPPCNQ; encoded by the exons ATGTCGATTGTTCAAAAGATTTGCTTCTTGATACTAATGCTAGTTTTGAGCACTCCACTTAATGGTGATGATAATACTTATAATGTGCAAGACTATGGCGCTGTTGCAGATGGAACAACTGATAACACTCAG CCATTCATGGATACATGGAAAGCAGCATGCTCGTCAGGTGGCACGATGGTGATACCAGCAGCAGGGGGAAACTTTTTTGTGAATAAGATAGAGCTTGAAGGACCGTGCAGTGGTCAAGTAACATTTCAACTTGATGGGGTTATCGTGGCACCATCGGGTAATCCATATCCAGATTCTTGGTTTACATTTCACGCAATTGATGGATTTACTATGCAAGGTTCTGGTATGTTTGATGGCAATGGTCCTTCAGCTTGGGCGCAGTGCCCCGTATGCTCTGCA TCAATAGGACTGTATGCTATTACCAATGCACATATTCAGGACATCACATCACTTAATAGTAAAGGCTTCCACTTCGTCATGGTTGGAGGGGAAGGTGTCACATTCGAACACATCAACATAACAGCTCCAGGTGACAGTCCCAACACGGATGGAATAAATATGGCGCAATCTAACAATATCCAGATTATTGATTCTGATATTGGCACCGGTGATGACTGCGTGGCCATTGAAGAAGGGTGCACAAACATCAATGTGACGGGGGTTAATTGTGGTCCGGGGCATGGTATTAGCATCGGAAGCATTGGCAAGCTTGAGGCGGATAAAGATGTGCAAGGAGTTTATGTACAGCACTGTACTTTAACCTCTACTCAAAATGGTGTGAGGATAAAATCCTGGGCTCCTTCATATCCTGTCACTGTTTCAAATGTTACTTATGAAGATATCACAATTAATAATGCAAGTAATCCAATAATCATTGACCAGACATATTGTTATGATAACAAGGAGTGTCCG GGCGAATCGCAAGTTCGAATCAGCAATGTGAAGTACATCGGCGTTACCGGAACTTCAGCATCTCAAGTTGCCGTGAGTTTACAATGCAGCAACAATGTGCCATGCCAGGACATATATCTGGAGAATATTGATTTAACATTATCAGGTGGAGGACAAACATCTTCTCAGTGTGTCAATGCTAATGTGACGTACTCGGGGACACAGAATCCTCCTCCTTGTAATCAATAA